In the Thermogemmatispora onikobensis genome, TGTGTCGGCGCTCAAGAAAGAGGGGGCGCTCGCCAGCGCCAGGGAGGGAGCCAGCCGGGAGCCAGGGGACTCAGGAAGTGGCGGTCTGCGGGGCAATGCCTTCAAAGACTGTGTCGATGAGCCGTTCGATGATGGCCTCGTTGAAGGGCTGCGGCTGCGAGGGCGCCAGGGGACCCAGCATGAGGTGATAGAAGAGCGGCCCGGCCACCATATCGATGATCAGCCAGGGGTCCAGATCAGAGCGCACTTCACCGCGCTCCTGGGCCTGCCTGATTAGCTCGATAAACTGCTGCAGGCGCGGAGCAAAGAGACGCTCAACAAAGGCGCGATAGATCTCGGGGTTGATGTGGACCTCGCCAAGGGCCCGGAAGAGCAGCCGTTGCAGAAACGGGTTCTGTTGGATCGCTCGATAGGCCAGGGTATAGATGGCGATGAAGTCACGCCGCAGGTGACCAGTGTTGATGACCGGAACGTCGGTGTAGATGCGATGGGCGGCTTCCATGACCAGCTCTTCCTTGGAGGACCAGCGGCGGTAGATGGTGGCTTTGCTGACACCGGCCCGGGCCGCAACGCCCTCGATGGTCATGCCCTGATAGCCTTCTTCGGCTAGCTCTTCCAGGGTGGCCTGGAGGATGGCCATGTGAGCCTGGGCGCTCCGTGGACGCCCAGGCCGCCGTTGGGCTGATTCTGGCTCAGAGTCAGGAATGATCATGAGATGGCTCTTCCTCCCTTGCCTTCATTGTAGTAGGTGACTCTGCAGGCGTCAAGTCCACTGCATCAGTGACCCGAGCCTGGCGGCGGGCTCGCGCTGGCAGGAAGAGCAGCGCCACTAAGGCCCCGATAACGAGCACGGAGACAGTCACCAGGGCACTGCGATCGAATGCTTCGATGAAAGCCCGCTCTGCGGCGCTGCGCAGCAACGCCTGAGCCGGCGGCGGTAGCTGCCCGGCTACCACAATGGCCTTGCCAATGGAGTCGCGTACAGCTGCTCCCAGGACGGGCGGCAACTGCCCAAGGATGGCCGCAGCATGCTGCTGCAGGGCGTCACGGTAGACGGTCGAGAGGACGCTCCCCAGAACAGCAAC is a window encoding:
- a CDS encoding TetR/AcrR family transcriptional regulator; the protein is MIIPDSEPESAQRRPGRPRSAQAHMAILQATLEELAEEGYQGMTIEGVAARAGVSKATIYRRWSSKEELVMEAAHRIYTDVPVINTGHLRRDFIAIYTLAYRAIQQNPFLQRLLFRALGEVHINPEIYRAFVERLFAPRLQQFIELIRQAQERGEVRSDLDPWLIIDMVAGPLFYHLMLGPLAPSQPQPFNEAIIERLIDTVFEGIAPQTATS